One Porphyromonas pogonae genomic region harbors:
- a CDS encoding saccharopine dehydrogenase family protein, with product MQKSKVLLIGGTGVAGKCILNHLSNFFHLCDITIASRGVIPSESHPDVAYMKLDLLQANECEDSLKMFDIIILALGPFFSVGLDIYRICLKNRIVCIDINDEYEHLEKLSVLSSMSPSNPQGRVLTGMGLCPGLTSLMLHIAAIEFMDATLEAGIRLYFGAGVRSGKASIDNMFHAFRNRLIVLSQGQSLVVKPGKYKRSTKFSFDPEHQKVSLTYFSSPEVATLRHNQTFKNLKDFDAAFHLQNFPKWLIYLSRKYVWVNNWCRNMAYKQQQDLANNKWNERIVLVNAQVADGINKRSVSLTAASSFELTGAFCAAIVVMLLRGQISMNSVVSSFDDLSLDLTVLQSLLQSFGLNIIKQ from the coding sequence ATGCAAAAAAGTAAAGTCTTACTCATCGGAGGTACGGGGGTTGCAGGTAAATGTATTTTGAATCATTTATCCAATTTCTTTCATCTTTGCGATATTACTATAGCTTCCAGAGGTGTTATTCCATCAGAGAGTCATCCTGATGTTGCTTACATGAAGCTGGATCTTTTGCAGGCTAATGAATGTGAAGATTCTTTGAAAATGTTCGACATTATAATACTTGCCTTAGGCCCTTTCTTTTCTGTAGGACTGGACATATATAGGATTTGTCTCAAAAACAGAATTGTCTGTATTGATATTAATGATGAATACGAGCATTTGGAAAAACTATCTGTTTTATCCTCTATGTCGCCTTCAAATCCGCAAGGGAGAGTATTGACAGGAATGGGACTCTGTCCGGGTTTGACTTCTTTGATGCTTCATATTGCTGCTATTGAATTTATGGATGCTACTTTGGAAGCTGGGATAAGATTGTATTTTGGAGCGGGAGTAAGATCAGGTAAGGCTTCTATTGACAATATGTTTCATGCTTTTAGGAATCGTTTGATAGTACTGTCACAGGGGCAAAGTCTGGTCGTGAAGCCTGGTAAATACAAAAGAAGTACCAAATTTAGCTTCGATCCTGAGCATCAGAAGGTTTCTTTAACCTATTTTTCCTCTCCTGAAGTTGCTACATTAAGACACAATCAGACATTCAAAAATCTAAAAGATTTTGATGCTGCATTTCATTTGCAAAATTTTCCTAAATGGCTCATTTATCTTTCGAGAAAATATGTCTGGGTGAATAATTGGTGTCGCAACATGGCATATAAACAACAGCAAGACCTAGCTAATAATAAATGGAATGAACGAATTGTATTGGTAAATGCCCAAGTTGCGGATGGTATAAACAAAAGAAGTGTTTCGCTTACGGCTGCATCTTCTTTTGAATTGACGGGAGCTTTTTGTGCGGCTATTGTGGTGATGCTGCTAAGAGGTCAAATATCTATGAACTCTGTAGTTTCGTCTTTTGACGATCTTTCTCTCGATCTTACTGTATTGCAAAGTTTATTACAGAGTTTTGGTTTGAATATAATAAAACAATGA